The genomic stretch TCCATTTCCGTCCTCCCTTCTCGCCCTCGCGTCGATTCGACGCATTTCTAAAACTGCATCCAACGCTGAGAATAGTCGATGAGGGTGGTTAATTCCCAGGGGCCGCTCTCGGTTGGGAGCCCGGCGCAGGCCGGGCTCTTTTTCTTTCCGCGAGGGGCGCCGCGGCGCCTCGCTCGCCGCGGCGCTATACGCTAAGGTCCGCCGCCGCACGGAAAGACCACATGCCTCTCTATTTCGCCTATGGCGCCAATATGGACGTCGCCGCAATGGCTGTCCGCTGTCCGCATTCGCGGCCGCTCGGCCTCGGCCGGCTGGCGCGCTATCGTTTCGCCATTCTGGAGACGGGCTACGCCACGGTCGTACCGGACGCGCGGGCGCAGGTTCATGGCCTGCTCTATGACCTCGCCGTGGCGGATGTGCCGGCGCTCGACCGTTACGAGGAGATCGGCCGCGGCCTCTACCGCAAGGTCGTGCAGCCGGTGCTGCGCGCGCCGGTGGGCTCGGCGCGGGCGCTCGTCTATATCGGAACCGCGACGCGCGAGGGGCCGGCGGCGCCCGGCTATGTCGAGAATATCGTCGCCTCGGCGCGCGCGCTCGGCCTGCCCGGCGCCTATATCGCCTTTCTGGAGAGCCATGCGCCCAATGCGCAGCAGAGGATGAGCCGAAGATGAGCGCTTTTCCCGTTCCCACCGTCCATACGCTGGCCGAGCTGCGCGAGCGCGTCGCGCAATGGCGCGCGCGCGGCGAGCGCGTCGGCTTCGTTCCCACAATGGGCGCGCTGCATCGGGGCCATCTCGCTCTGGTGGAGGAGGCGCGCCGGCGCGCCGATCGCGTGATGGTCTCGGTCTTCGTCAATCCGACACAATTTTCCGCAGGCGAGGATTTCGACCGCTATCCGCGCACGCTCGCCGCCGATGTCGAGAAGCTCGCGAGCGTTGCGGCCGATCTCTGCTATGCGCCGGCGGTGGAGGAGATGTATCCGCCGGACTTTTCCACCACGGTCGCGGTGGGCGGGCCGGCGATCGCCGATCTCGAGGATCATTTCCGGCCGACGCATTTCGCCGGCGTCGCGCTCGTCGTCGCCAAGCTGCTCAATCAGGCCGATTGCGACGTCGCCGTCTTCGGCGAGAAGGATTATCAGCAATTGCTGGTGATAAAGCGCTTGGCGCGCGATCTCGATCTGCGCGCGGAGATCGTCGGCGCGCCGACTTTGCGGGAGGCGGACGGCCTCGCAATGTCCTCGCGCAACATCTATCTTGCGGCCGAGGAGCGGCGCGTCGCGCCGACGCTCTATCGCGCGCTGAGCAAAGCGGCGCAGCGCATCGCCGCAGGCGAGCCGATCGGCCATGTGATGGCGGAAGCGCGCGAGCAGATAGCCGCCGAGGGCTTCCTCATCGATTATCTCGAGGCGCGCCACGCGCAGACTCTGGCGCGCGTCGCGCGGCGTCACGAGGGGCCGATTCGCCTGCTGGTCGCGGCGAAGCTCGGCGCGACGCGGCTCATCGACAATGTCGCCGTGGAGGCGGCGCAATGAGCGAGACGCGCCGCGTGTTCCGCATCACCGTGCGCGGGCGCGTGCAGGGCGTCGGCTTTCGCGCCTTTGTCGCGCGGGAGGCCGGGCGCCTCGCGCTCGCCGGCTGGGCGCGCAATTGCGACGATGGCGCGGTGGAGATCGTCGCCGCCGGGCCGCAGGGCGCACTGCAAGCGCTGGTGGAAGCGGCGCGGCGCGGGCCGCCCGCGGGACGCGTCGACGATCTGCGCGCGGAAGAGACGAACGAGGCGGCTCTCGTCGAGCGGCGCGGCGATTTGGAGTTTTGACGGCGTGCGGCTCGAGAAAGACGCGGATTTCGATGCGCTGGCGGCCGCCTTCGCCGATCTGACGACGCACGCCGGCGCCATCGCCATGGAGGTTCTCGCCGCGCCGGCGATAGAGGCCCGCGCGAAGAAGGACGCCAGCCCGGTCTGCGAGGCGGACGAGCGAATCGAAGCTTTTCTCGCGCCGCGTCTCGCCGAGCTGCTGCCCGGCCTTCCCATCGTCGCGGAAGAGGCGGCCGCCGCGGGCGCGCAATTCGCCCGCGCCGAGACTTTCCTGCTCGTCGATCCGCTCGACGGCACGCGCGAGTTTCTGGCGCGTAGCGGCGAGTTCACCATCAATATCGGCCTCATCGTCGCGGGCGCGCCGCGCGCCGGCGCGGTCTATGCTCCCGCGCTCGGGCGATTATGGTTCGCGGGCGCGCGCGCCTTCGCCGCCGATTCGCAGCCCGGCCTGCCGGCGCCGCCGCGCACGGCCTGGCGCCCGCTGCGCGTGCGCGCTCTGCCGGCCGAAGGGCCGACGGCGCTGGTCAGCCGCTCGCATCTCGACGCGGCGACCACCGCTTTTCTGGAAGAGCGACGCGTCGCCGCGACGCGCGATGTCGGCTCCTCGATCAAATTCTGCCTGCTGGCGGAAGGCGCGGCCGATCTCTATCCGCGCTTCGGCCCGACGATGGAATGGGATACGGCGGCCGGCGACGCCGTGCTGCGCGCGGCCGGCGGCGGCGTTGTCGATCCTGCGGGCCGCCCGCTTCTCTACGGCAAGGCGGGCGAAGCCTATCGCAACGGACCTTTCATCGCTTTCGGCGATCCCGCAGCCGCAAGACTTTGTTAAGAACGCGGCGAGATTCTTCCTCTCGCGAAGAAGAGCCGTCGCGGCGCCACAGGCGCGACACGATCGCATCCAAACTTCGGCAGATCGATTCGCAAACGCCCAATGGGGAAGCCTCGTCATGCGCGCCGCAAATTCAACTCGCCGAGAGACGCGCGCAACGCGCAGAGAAGCGACGCTCGCAACACGCAGAGAGATGCTGGCTCTCACCGCAGCCGCCGCGCTGTCGCCGCTGACGCCGGCGCGCGCCGCCTATGACGTGCGGGCGGAGCCGAGACCCGAGCCCATGTCCGGCGACGAAGTGGTGCGTAACGGCCATCGCTTCTTCGGCTCCATAGCGCGCGATCTCGCGCAGGGCGTCGAGCAGATGGCGCGGCGCTGGGGCCGCCCCAACGCCTATGTGCTGGGACAGGAAGGCTCGGGCGCCTTCGTCGGCGGCCTGCGCTATGGCG from Methylosinus sp. C49 encodes the following:
- a CDS encoding acylphosphatase, giving the protein MSETRRVFRITVRGRVQGVGFRAFVAREAGRLALAGWARNCDDGAVEIVAAGPQGALQALVEAARRGPPAGRVDDLRAEETNEAALVERRGDLEF
- the cysQ gene encoding 3'(2'),5'-bisphosphate nucleotidase CysQ translates to MRLEKDADFDALAAAFADLTTHAGAIAMEVLAAPAIEARAKKDASPVCEADERIEAFLAPRLAELLPGLPIVAEEAAAAGAQFARAETFLLVDPLDGTREFLARSGEFTINIGLIVAGAPRAGAVYAPALGRLWFAGARAFAADSQPGLPAPPRTAWRPLRVRALPAEGPTALVSRSHLDAATTAFLEERRVAATRDVGSSIKFCLLAEGAADLYPRFGPTMEWDTAAGDAVLRAAGGGVVDPAGRPLLYGKAGEAYRNGPFIAFGDPAAARLC
- the panC gene encoding pantoate--beta-alanine ligase is translated as MSAFPVPTVHTLAELRERVAQWRARGERVGFVPTMGALHRGHLALVEEARRRADRVMVSVFVNPTQFSAGEDFDRYPRTLAADVEKLASVAADLCYAPAVEEMYPPDFSTTVAVGGPAIADLEDHFRPTHFAGVALVVAKLLNQADCDVAVFGEKDYQQLLVIKRLARDLDLRAEIVGAPTLREADGLAMSSRNIYLAAEERRVAPTLYRALSKAAQRIAAGEPIGHVMAEAREQIAAEGFLIDYLEARHAQTLARVARRHEGPIRLLVAAKLGATRLIDNVAVEAAQ
- a CDS encoding gamma-glutamylcyclotransferase family protein, with amino-acid sequence MPLYFAYGANMDVAAMAVRCPHSRPLGLGRLARYRFAILETGYATVVPDARAQVHGLLYDLAVADVPALDRYEEIGRGLYRKVVQPVLRAPVGSARALVYIGTATREGPAAPGYVENIVASARALGLPGAYIAFLESHAPNAQQRMSRR